CATCGTCCCTGACTTTGGGTCGCCAGATGCAAGGCGCGTTGCAAGGAGCATTCCGCCGAGACCAGCGAGCATTCCACACAGCGCATATATTTTTAACTTGGATTGTGCAATGTTTATTCCCGAAAGCCTTGCCGCTTCTTCATTTCCACCTATGGCATACACATGGCGGCCAAATTTCATACGGGTTAGCATAATGTGCCCTAATGCGACTACAAGGAGAGCAATGAATACCAGTGTTGGTATTCCTGTATGTGGAATGGTTGATGCACCGAATTCTCTAACAGCGCTAGGTAAAGGGCTCACTGGGCGACCGTCAGTATAAACATAAGCAAGGCCTCGGGCAATTGTCATCATTCCCAAAGTTGCCACAAAAGGAGCTACTCGAAAGACAGTTATTACGAGTCCATTGAAAGCCCCGGCGATTGCGCCGGCTAGTAGAGCGATAACCGCTGAAAGTATGATTGCATATTCAGCGGATAGCGGATGAATAACGGTGCTTTGGCCAATTACCAAGCCATCGCACAGAACTTTCATAGAAATTACGCCGGCAAGTGCAAGAACCGAACCAACGGACAAATCAATTCCGCCAGAGATGATTACAAAGGTTAAGCCAACTGCTAATATCGTGTTGATGGCTATCTGCCGAGAAACATTCTCAATGTTTCGGGCGCTGAGAAAAATACCATCAGTGGTGTAAGCAAAGTAAATGCTAAGGAGAATGAGGAAAATAACAATACCATATTGGGATGTGTTTCTAAGGTAAGAGGCTAGCTTCATATTTAAAACCTTAGGCGAAATATGGAGTATTAAACAGACAATGCATATTTAAGCGCACGTCAGACGCTTGGGTTGAGTTTTAGTTTTGAACCCTGGTTTGCCCCTACTGCCCTCCGGTGGCAAGGTGCATTATTTTTTCCTGAGTTGCTTCTTCTCTAGAAAATTCGCCGGCAATTCGCCCCTCGTGCATTACAATAATCCTGTCGCTCATGCCTAAAATCTCCGGTAGCTCGGAGGAAATCATTATGATAGCTGTACCGTTTGCCGCCAATTGGTTCATCAATTGGTAGATCTCAACTTTTGAACCTACATCGATGCCCCGGGTTGGCTCGTCAAATATTAAGACCTTAGACCGGGTGAAGAGCCACTTTGCAAGCACAACCTTTTGCTGAGTGCCGCCGCTTAAGTTCTGGACTTGTTGTTCTATGCTTGGCGTTTTTATCATTAGATCTTCGACAAACTTCAGGGCTGCCTTTCTCTCTTCACGGCGGTTAACAAACCCAAACCGTGTAAGTGAATCAAGGTTGGCAAGGCTAATGTTTTCTCGGACTACCATCCCCAATATTAGGCCTAGTTCCTTCCGGTCCTCGGTGACAAGGCCAATGCCCAGCTGAATTGCATCTCTTGGCGAGCGAATATCTACTCTGGTCCCATTTAGCCATATCTCGCCTGTGTCTATGGGGTCTGCGCCAAATATTGCACGTGCAAGTTCTGTGCGGCCTGCGCCGACAAGCCCTGCAATGCCAAGCACTTCGCCTTTGTGAACTGTAAAACTGATATCATGCAGAATCCCTTTTCGAGATAGGCCTTTTATTGTTAGTGCTGGGGGACCAAACTCGACGCTCTCTTTGGGAATCTTCTCTTTGAGTTCGCGCCCAACCATCATCCGAATGATTTCATCGCGGTCAATCTCAGAGACTGGCTTTGTTCCAACGAGCTTGCCATCTCGGAGAACAGTTACCCTGTCTGCTATTTGGAAAATTTCCTCCAACCTATGGGAGATGTATATGATGCTAACGCCCTTGCTCTTGAGTGAGCGAATCAGCTCGAAGAGGTTTTGGAGCTCGTGTTCGGTAAGTGTTGCGGAAGGTTCATCCATTGCGATAATGGAGGCATTTCGTGATGTCGCCTTTGCCACTTCGACCATCTGCTGCTGGGCGACCGAAAGGCGGTTAACTGGTGTTCGAACGTCAAGCTTCACTCCAAGAGAGTCAATTACCCTTTGAGCTTCTGCATACATAGTCTTGAAATCCACAAAACCAGGTAGTATCCCCTTTGGCTCGCGACCAAGGAAAATGTTCTCAGCAGCATTGAGGTATGGGACGAGGTTAAACTCTTGGTAAATGATGCTTATGCCGAGGTCCATTGCCTTTTGCGGCGAGGTAATATGAACCACCTCGCCATTTATGCGTATTTCGCCGGAGTCCATTGGTTGAGCGCCGGCAAG
This is a stretch of genomic DNA from Armatimonadota bacterium. It encodes these proteins:
- a CDS encoding ABC transporter permease, with product MKLASYLRNTSQYGIVIFLILLSIYFAYTTDGIFLSARNIENVSRQIAINTILAVGLTFVIISGGIDLSVGSVLALAGVISMKVLCDGLVIGQSTVIHPLSAEYAIILSAVIALLAGAIAGAFNGLVITVFRVAPFVATLGMMTIARGLAYVYTDGRPVSPLPSAVREFGASTIPHTGIPTLVFIALLVVALGHIMLTRMKFGRHVYAIGGNEEAARLSGINIAQSKLKIYALCGMLAGLGGMLLATRLASGDPKSGTMFELNAIAAAVLGGTSLMGGRGTVLGTLIGALVIGVLDNGLILLGVSAFYQMVAKGFVILGAVILDQLTRRT
- the gguA gene encoding sugar ABC transporter ATP-binding protein, which codes for MGEKLALEMRGITKTYPGVKALDNVDFEVAKGEVHALVGENGAGKSTLMKILAGAQPMDSGEIRINGEVVHITSPQKAMDLGISIIYQEFNLVPYLNAAENIFLGREPKGILPGFVDFKTMYAEAQRVIDSLGVKLDVRTPVNRLSVAQQQMVEVAKATSRNASIIAMDEPSATLTEHELQNLFELIRSLKSKGVSIIYISHRLEEIFQIADRVTVLRDGKLVGTKPVSEIDRDEIIRMMVGRELKEKIPKESVEFGPPALTIKGLSRKGILHDISFTVHKGEVLGIAGLVGAGRTELARAIFGADPIDTGEIWLNGTRVDIRSPRDAIQLGIGLVTEDRKELGLILGMVVRENISLANLDSLTRFGFVNRREERKAALKFVEDLMIKTPSIEQQVQNLSGGTQQKVVLAKWLFTRSKVLIFDEPTRGIDVGSKVEIYQLMNQLAANGTAIIMISSELPEILGMSDRIIVMHEGRIAGEFSREEATQEKIMHLATGGQ